One Marinitoga hydrogenitolerans DSM 16785 genomic window carries:
- a CDS encoding DNA-directed RNA polymerase subunit beta' yields the protein MGKMTSSFKRKIAKIKVGIASPERIREWSSGEVKKPETINHRTFKPERDGLFCEKIFGPVKDYECTCGRYKGKKYEGTVCERCGVKVESKESRRRKMGHIELAAPVVHIWFLKSSPSILSILLNIPVKELENIIYYGSKRVVEKIWLITDPKDSDMFDYGDMLHNTEYEIFKEKMDFEVEQAVKVLHVKEKPISKRSGVVSIESEMTQAKHEVTWIKIKDDNGVEEKWPIFEGSTLFVEDGDEIEEGTQLADTFLYEEEILTASEYLIFEQFYPSAIEIERDIERDTPILVITDIDPEVEKEIGKGIGNTLLQEEYEAYKELYNDKITADYGGEAIKKLLKNIDLHELKIQLEAELAKLDKKSAKALKLIKRLKVVKDFLKSANKPEWMIIEALPVVPPDIRPLIQIDGGRFAATDLNDLYRRVINRNNRLQKLFEIEAPEIIIRNEKRILQQAVDSLIYNGRVGKAMTDRSGRPLRSLTDLIKGKKGRFRRNLLGKRVDYSGRAVIIVGPELKIHECGLPKKMAMELFKPFVLNKLLKDSNASSKNARKLKKTIIEKEMPEAWEMLEEVIKGHPVMLNRAPTLHRISIQAFIPRLIEGNSIQLHPLVCPPFNADFDGDQMAVHVPLSNIAQAEAKFLMLSRYNIISPANGKPISMPGKDMIAGAYYLTTVDPKYFESKKLPKNIKDLETKKSIKYIFGDEFQAFYVHEYEKITKHEILVENNKLKWNKPTLNLHEPIGLYYKDKLIKTTVGRLIFKEILPEPIGRFNPDFNKIYKKKEIKNLIFDTFKYHGIDRTADLLDDIKFLGFHYATVSGLTISVRDIVEPKERLEIIKESEKTVMEIEKYFEEGYLTDEQRYKEVVKVWEKTISAVTEVTSKEFKKYPFNPVWMMVDSGARGNIDQLKQLAGMRGLMADPSGKVIELPIKSNFRNGLSELEFFISTHGARKGSADTALRTSTAGYLTRRLVDVAQSITVTEPDCGTEKGIEARELIADGLRIEKLADYLFGRVLASDVLDPQTDEIIINPETGKKYVRDVMLDEEDAEFLANYKTKIPVVEIKENINIDDINLYLYNILNNDVLIDGELLFSEGTEIDKDIILSLKQHNVKTVNIKEYKAVNFVFVGDNLKVEDENGKLITLTNYQEKIDADTAKKLERYNVEEVEVRPSIYVRSILTCESEHGVCAKCYGMDLSNHKIVNIGESVGIIAAQSIGEPGTQLTMRTFHTGGIATTGDITQGLPRAEELFEARKNLKGPEAEFSTVKGIVRKIDRDEKGKLIFIVEDFTGELHTYIADPKVKPTVSEGDKVEPGYRLTSGNIKPRRLLEELGAEVTFDYLLKEIKKIYAEQGVEIHDKHFEIIIKQMFNKVEITYAGDTDFMPRDLVNIKAVEKVNKKIYEENKMIEQNREDVIGKKLAEKISIKLDETPEIIGNIGDEVTEELLNKIIDVGIKEIEVFKTEPQLLETDDGEIRLVGEKKVYLINAKEPARFERKLLRITKSSLEREGWLGAASFQQTVQVLTEAALEGKEDYLLGLKENVIVGQPIPAGTGLKAFLESEISIFELPTFPTEDSESEESAAS from the coding sequence ATGGGTAAAATGACATCATCATTTAAAAGGAAAATTGCAAAAATCAAAGTGGGTATTGCTTCTCCAGAAAGAATAAGAGAATGGTCAAGCGGAGAAGTTAAAAAGCCTGAAACTATTAATCACAGAACATTTAAACCAGAAAGAGATGGCTTGTTCTGTGAAAAGATTTTTGGCCCTGTTAAGGATTATGAATGTACTTGTGGCAGATACAAAGGAAAAAAATATGAAGGTACTGTATGTGAAAGATGTGGAGTAAAGGTTGAGTCAAAAGAATCAAGAAGAAGAAAAATGGGGCATATTGAATTAGCTGCTCCTGTTGTTCATATTTGGTTCTTAAAATCATCTCCTTCTATCTTATCTATATTATTAAATATACCAGTTAAAGAATTAGAAAATATTATTTACTACGGTTCCAAAAGAGTTGTTGAAAAAATCTGGTTAATTACAGATCCAAAAGACTCAGACATGTTTGATTACGGCGATATGCTACACAACACTGAATACGAAATATTTAAAGAAAAAATGGATTTTGAAGTTGAACAAGCCGTAAAAGTGTTACATGTTAAAGAAAAACCAATATCCAAAAGAAGTGGTGTTGTAAGTATAGAAAGTGAAATGACTCAGGCAAAACATGAAGTAACTTGGATTAAAATAAAAGATGATAACGGTGTTGAAGAAAAGTGGCCAATATTTGAAGGATCAACATTATTTGTTGAAGATGGTGACGAAATTGAAGAGGGTACACAATTAGCTGATACATTCTTATATGAAGAAGAAATATTAACAGCTAGTGAATACCTTATATTCGAACAATTCTATCCATCAGCAATTGAAATTGAAAGAGATATTGAAAGAGATACTCCTATTTTAGTAATTACGGATATTGATCCCGAAGTAGAAAAAGAAATAGGAAAAGGTATTGGCAACACATTGTTGCAGGAAGAATATGAAGCTTATAAAGAATTATATAATGACAAAATTACTGCTGATTATGGTGGAGAAGCTATTAAAAAATTACTTAAAAATATTGATTTACATGAATTAAAAATACAATTAGAAGCTGAATTAGCAAAATTAGATAAAAAAAGTGCAAAAGCCTTAAAATTAATAAAAAGATTAAAGGTTGTTAAAGACTTTTTAAAGTCCGCTAATAAACCTGAATGGATGATTATTGAAGCACTACCTGTTGTTCCACCAGATATAAGACCTTTAATTCAAATAGATGGTGGTAGATTTGCTGCTACTGATTTAAATGATTTATACAGAAGAGTTATTAATAGAAATAACAGACTTCAAAAATTATTTGAGATCGAAGCTCCTGAAATAATAATCAGAAATGAAAAAAGAATTTTACAACAAGCTGTAGATTCATTAATTTATAACGGCCGTGTTGGAAAGGCAATGACAGACAGAAGCGGAAGGCCTTTAAGATCTTTAACTGATTTAATAAAAGGTAAAAAGGGAAGGTTTAGAAGGAATCTTCTTGGTAAACGTGTAGACTATTCTGGAAGGGCTGTAATTATTGTTGGTCCTGAATTAAAAATACATGAATGTGGTCTTCCAAAGAAAATGGCAATGGAATTATTTAAACCTTTTGTTCTAAATAAATTATTAAAAGATTCTAATGCTTCAAGTAAAAATGCAAGAAAATTAAAGAAAACTATCATAGAAAAAGAAATGCCTGAAGCATGGGAAATGCTTGAAGAAGTTATCAAAGGACATCCTGTAATGTTAAACAGAGCTCCTACATTGCATAGAATTTCTATACAAGCTTTTATCCCAAGATTAATTGAAGGTAATTCTATTCAGTTACATCCATTAGTATGTCCTCCATTTAATGCCGATTTTGATGGAGACCAAATGGCTGTACACGTTCCATTATCAAACATTGCACAAGCTGAAGCTAAATTCTTAATGTTATCAAGATATAATATCATATCCCCTGCAAATGGAAAACCTATTTCTATGCCAGGTAAAGATATGATTGCTGGTGCATATTATTTAACAACAGTAGATCCAAAATATTTTGAATCTAAAAAGCTTCCTAAAAATATAAAAGATTTAGAAACCAAGAAAAGTATTAAATATATTTTTGGAGATGAATTCCAAGCATTTTATGTTCATGAATATGAAAAAATAACAAAACATGAAATTCTTGTTGAAAATAATAAATTAAAATGGAATAAGCCAACTCTTAATTTGCATGAACCTATTGGCTTATATTATAAAGATAAATTAATAAAAACAACTGTTGGAAGATTAATTTTTAAAGAAATATTACCAGAACCTATTGGAAGATTTAATCCTGACTTCAATAAAATTTATAAAAAGAAAGAAATTAAAAATTTAATCTTTGATACATTTAAATATCATGGAATAGATAGAACTGCCGATCTGCTAGATGACATTAAATTTTTAGGTTTCCATTATGCTACTGTTTCTGGTTTAACAATTTCTGTAAGAGATATTGTTGAACCAAAAGAAAGATTAGAAATTATAAAGGAATCCGAAAAAACAGTTATGGAAATTGAAAAATACTTTGAAGAAGGATACTTAACAGATGAACAACGATATAAAGAAGTTGTTAAAGTATGGGAAAAAACTATTAGTGCAGTTACAGAGGTTACAAGTAAAGAATTCAAAAAATATCCTTTTAATCCAGTTTGGATGATGGTTGACTCTGGAGCAAGAGGTAATATTGACCAATTAAAACAATTAGCTGGTATGAGAGGTCTTATGGCCGATCCTTCAGGTAAGGTTATTGAATTACCAATTAAATCAAACTTTAGAAATGGTTTATCAGAATTAGAATTCTTTATTTCTACTCATGGTGCTAGAAAAGGTTCTGCTGATACAGCTTTAAGAACATCAACTGCCGGATATTTAACAAGAAGATTGGTTGATGTTGCACAATCAATTACTGTAACAGAACCAGATTGCGGTACAGAAAAGGGTATTGAAGCAAGAGAGTTAATTGCTGATGGATTAAGAATAGAAAAACTTGCTGATTATTTATTTGGTAGAGTTTTAGCTTCAGATGTATTAGACCCACAAACAGATGAAATTATTATCAATCCAGAAACTGGAAAAAAATATGTAAGAGATGTTATGCTTGATGAAGAAGATGCCGAATTTTTAGCAAATTATAAAACAAAAATTCCAGTTGTAGAAATTAAAGAAAATATAAATATTGATGATATTAACCTGTACCTATATAATATCTTAAACAATGATGTCTTAATTGATGGTGAATTGTTATTTTCAGAAGGAACAGAAATTGATAAAGATATAATTCTCTCGCTAAAACAACATAATGTAAAAACTGTGAATATTAAAGAATATAAAGCTGTTAATTTTGTATTTGTTGGAGATAATCTAAAAGTTGAAGATGAAAATGGAAAATTAATTACTTTAACTAATTATCAAGAAAAAATTGACGCTGATACAGCAAAAAAACTTGAAAGATATAATGTTGAAGAAGTTGAAGTTAGACCATCTATTTATGTAAGGTCTATTTTAACCTGTGAATCTGAGCATGGTGTTTGTGCTAAATGTTATGGAATGGATTTATCAAATCATAAAATTGTGAATATTGGTGAATCTGTTGGTATTATAGCTGCTCAATCAATTGGAGAACCAGGAACACAATTAACAATGAGAACATTCCATACTGGTGGTATTGCTACTACAGGAGATATTACACAGGGTCTTCCAAGAGCAGAAGAATTATTTGAAGCAAGAAAAAATTTAAAAGGTCCTGAAGCAGAATTTTCTACTGTAAAAGGAATTGTTAGAAAAATTGATAGAGATGAAAAAGGTAAACTTATTTTTATTGTAGAAGATTTCACAGGTGAATTACATACCTATATAGCTGATCCAAAAGTTAAACCAACTGTTTCTGAAGGAGATAAAGTAGAACCTGGTTATAGGCTTACATCTGGTAATATTAAACCAAGAAGATTGTTAGAAGAACTTGGTGCAGAAGTCACTTTCGATTATCTTTTGAAAGAAATTAAGAAAATCTATGCCGAACAAGGTGTTGAAATTCATGATAAACATTTTGAAATTATCATAAAACAAATGTTTAATAAGGTTGAAATAACATATGCTGGTGATACTGATTTTATGCCGAGAGATTTGGTTAATATAAAAGCAGTTGAAAAAGTAAATAAGAAAATCTATGAAGAAAATAAAATGATAGAGCAAAATAGAGAAGACGTCATAGGCAAAAAACTGGCTGAAAAAATTTCTATAAAATTAGATGAGACTCCTGAAATTATAGGTAATATTGGTGATGAAGTAACAGAAGAATTATTAAATAAGATAATAGATGTTGGTATAAAAGAAATAGAAGTGTTTAAAACAGAACCACAATTATTAGAAACAGATGATGGCGAAATAAGATTAGTTGGTGAAAAGAAAGTATATCTAATTAACGCCAAAGAACCCGCAAGATTTGAAAGAAAATTATTGAGAATTACAAAATCTTCTTTAGAAAGAGAAGGATGGTTAGGTGCAGCATCTTTCCAACAAACAGTTCAAGTATTAACAGAAGCAGCATTAGAAGGTAAAGAAGATTACTTATTGGGACTAAAAGAAAATGTTATTGTTGGACAACCTATACCTGCTGGTACTGGTTTAAAAGCATTTCTTGAATCTGAAATTTCAATATTTGAATTGCCAACATTTCCAACTGAAGATTCTGAATCTGAAGAAAGCGCAGCATCTTAA
- the atpC gene encoding ATP synthase F1 subunit epsilon has product MFVLKIVTPRGIKANIKAKYAEFTTVEGGMGVLTDRLPIVAKLKVSPLKIKTEDDKEELFAVHGGIIKMDGKEMIVLTTAAERPEEIDVETAMKAIESAKDKLNQVENAAEKAKVQAEIEKNMVRISVVKK; this is encoded by the coding sequence ATGTTTGTTTTAAAAATTGTAACCCCCAGAGGAATTAAAGCAAATATAAAAGCAAAATATGCAGAGTTTACAACTGTAGAAGGTGGAATGGGAGTTTTAACTGATAGATTGCCAATAGTTGCGAAATTAAAAGTTTCTCCTTTGAAAATAAAAACAGAAGATGATAAAGAAGAGTTATTTGCTGTTCATGGTGGAATAATAAAAATGGATGGCAAAGAAATGATTGTTTTAACAACAGCTGCTGAAAGGCCAGAAGAAATAGATGTTGAAACTGCAATGAAAGCGATAGAATCGGCTAAAGATAAGTTAAATCAAGTAGAAAATGCTGCAGAAAAAGCCAAAGTTCAAGCTGAAATAGAAAAAAATATGGTAAGAATTTCAGTAGTTAAAAAATAA
- the atpD gene encoding F0F1 ATP synthase subunit beta, protein MEKNVGKLISIIGPVVDVKFETGKLPEVYNALEVINPYTDKKLVLEVEQLIGDNTVRCVALDSTDGLKRGLEVVDTGAPIKVPVGEITLGRMFNLLGEPIDERGDVEAKDYWPIHREPPSIKDQSTDIEILETGIKVIDLLAPFPKGGKIGFFGGAGVGKTVLVMELIRNIAIEHKGLSLFAGVGERTREGNDLWLEMQESGVLPNTALVFGQMNEPPGARFRIALTALTMAEYFRDVQKKDVLLFIDNIFRFVQAGSEVSALLGRMPSAVGYQPTLATDVGQLQERITSTKDGSITSVQAVYVPADDITDPAPATTFSHLEATIVLSRQIAELGLYPAVDPLDSTSKVLDPTILGDEHYQVARGVQQVLQRYKDLQDIIAILGIEELSEEDKLTVQRARKIQRFLTQPFFVAEKFSGIDGQYVKIEDTVKGFKEILEGKYDHIPEQAFYMVGTIEQVLEKAKKMGIKV, encoded by the coding sequence GTGGAAAAAAATGTTGGAAAATTAATAAGTATAATAGGCCCCGTTGTGGATGTTAAATTTGAGACAGGCAAGTTACCAGAGGTTTATAATGCTCTTGAAGTAATAAATCCATATACAGATAAAAAGCTTGTATTAGAAGTTGAACAATTAATTGGTGACAATACAGTGAGATGTGTTGCTCTTGATTCAACTGATGGATTGAAAAGAGGACTTGAAGTTGTGGACACAGGTGCACCAATAAAAGTACCTGTAGGGGAAATAACATTAGGAAGAATGTTTAATCTATTAGGTGAACCAATTGATGAGAGAGGGGATGTTGAGGCTAAGGATTATTGGCCAATACATAGAGAACCCCCATCAATTAAGGACCAATCAACAGATATTGAAATATTAGAAACAGGAATTAAAGTTATAGATTTATTAGCTCCTTTTCCAAAAGGCGGTAAAATTGGATTTTTTGGAGGAGCTGGTGTTGGTAAAACGGTTCTTGTTATGGAACTTATAAGAAATATAGCAATTGAACATAAAGGGTTATCATTATTTGCAGGTGTTGGAGAGAGAACAAGAGAAGGTAATGATTTATGGTTAGAAATGCAAGAATCAGGTGTTTTACCTAATACAGCTTTGGTATTTGGACAAATGAATGAACCACCAGGAGCAAGGTTCAGAATTGCATTAACAGCATTAACAATGGCAGAATATTTTAGAGATGTTCAAAAGAAAGATGTATTGTTATTTATTGACAATATTTTTAGATTTGTTCAAGCCGGTTCAGAGGTTTCTGCGCTTTTAGGTCGTATGCCATCTGCAGTTGGTTATCAGCCAACATTGGCGACGGATGTTGGTCAATTGCAAGAAAGGATTACATCCACAAAAGATGGTTCTATTACATCTGTTCAGGCAGTATATGTACCAGCTGATGATATTACAGATCCTGCTCCTGCAACAACCTTTTCACATCTTGAAGCCACAATTGTTTTATCTAGGCAAATTGCTGAATTAGGATTGTATCCAGCGGTTGATCCGTTAGATTCAACATCTAAGGTATTAGATCCAACGATTTTAGGAGATGAACATTATCAAGTTGCTCGTGGAGTGCAACAAGTATTACAAAGATATAAAGATTTACAGGATATCATTGCTATCCTCGGTATTGAAGAATTATCAGAGGAAGATAAATTAACAGTTCAAAGAGCAAGAAAAATACAAAGGTTTTTAACTCAGCCATTCTTTGTTGCTGAAAAGTTCTCTGGAATTGATGGACAATATGTAAAAATAGAGGATACAGTAAAAGGATTTAAGGAAATATTAGAAGGTAAATATGATCATATACCAGAACAGGCATTTTATATGGTTGGAACTATTGAACAAGTATTAGAAAAGGCAAAGAAAATGGGAATAAAAGTGTGA
- the atpG gene encoding ATP synthase F1 subunit gamma translates to MSRGKLRVLKQRRVSTQSTMKITKAMEMVAAAKANKIVKEITALKDYAHYAERIIKKIAPVENSIYTSNKKGTLIVVVTPDMGLCGAFPMELSKTAIKLSKQTEDFIGFYNIGVKGEIELKQTNDLLLSRTKLYDVPKQEDAEYILDDIIDIVESKNIGKVKVVYGAFKNVLIQKAEVIDLLPIKFEESADPRYEYEPNSKELFEEAAYLYLLSKMYLMIYENKISELYARKNAMRNATDNAKTLIEKLTLAYNKARQASITQELIEIVNGAQALQEE, encoded by the coding sequence ATGAGTCGTGGAAAATTGAGAGTTTTAAAACAACGTCGGGTATCCACCCAGTCAACAATGAAAATCACAAAAGCTATGGAAATGGTTGCAGCAGCAAAAGCGAATAAAATCGTTAAGGAGATTACAGCCTTAAAAGATTATGCACATTATGCAGAGAGAATAATAAAAAAAATAGCACCAGTTGAGAATAGTATATATACTTCGAACAAAAAAGGTACTTTAATTGTTGTTGTTACCCCGGATATGGGTTTATGTGGAGCATTTCCTATGGAATTATCAAAAACTGCAATTAAATTATCAAAACAAACAGAAGATTTTATAGGCTTTTATAATATAGGAGTCAAAGGTGAAATTGAATTAAAACAAACCAATGATCTATTATTATCAAGAACAAAACTTTATGATGTTCCAAAACAAGAAGATGCAGAATATATTTTGGATGATATTATTGACATAGTGGAAAGTAAAAATATTGGAAAAGTAAAAGTTGTTTATGGAGCGTTTAAAAATGTATTAATTCAAAAAGCAGAAGTAATAGATTTACTACCTATAAAATTTGAAGAATCAGCAGATCCAAGATATGAGTATGAACCAAATTCAAAAGAATTATTTGAAGAAGCTGCATATTTGTATTTATTATCAAAGATGTATTTAATGATATATGAAAATAAAATCAGTGAATTATACGCAAGAAAAAATGCGATGCGTAATGCTACAGATAATGCAAAAACATTGATAGAAAAACTGACTTTGGCATATAATAAAGCAAGGCAGGCATCAATTACACAGGAATTAATAGAAATAGTGAATGGTGCTCAAGCATTGCAGGAAGAATAA
- the atpA gene encoding F0F1 ATP synthase subunit alpha — MRINPDELEKVIEERIKAYESGEIKEVGWIIQVGDGIARAYGLKDAMASELVEIHADTGEIISGMALNLEEDNVGIIILGNYRLIKEGNKVVRTGKIAEVPAGEELFGRVVNPLGEPLDGKGPINAKHTRPIEFKAPGVVLRKPVDTPLQTGLKAIDTMIPIGRGQRELIIGDRQTGKTAIAIDTIINQKGKGVHCIYVAIGQKSSSVARTVAKLEEYGAMEYTTVVVASASDPASLLYLAPYAGCAMGEYFMFNGKDALVIYDDLSKHAAAYREISLLLRRPPGREAYPGDVFYLHSRLLERAARLNENYGGGSLTALPIIETQANDVSAYIPTNVISITDGQIYLEPSLFYAGQRPAVNVGLSVSRVGGAAQIKAMKQVAGSLRLDLAQYRELEAFAQFATELDESTRKQLIRGEKLSELLKQGQYVPMEVEDQVAVVFAGVNGYLDDIPTASINKFEKEFLQYLKSNKPSILETIKTKKKIDDDLDKELRKAIEDFKAAFQA, encoded by the coding sequence TTGAGAATAAATCCTGATGAACTTGAAAAAGTTATTGAAGAGCGTATAAAAGCTTATGAATCAGGTGAAATAAAAGAAGTTGGATGGATAATCCAAGTTGGTGATGGTATAGCCAGAGCGTATGGATTAAAAGATGCTATGGCAAGTGAATTAGTTGAAATACATGCAGATACAGGTGAAATAATAAGCGGTATGGCATTAAATCTTGAAGAAGATAATGTTGGTATAATTATCTTAGGGAATTATAGACTTATAAAAGAAGGAAATAAGGTTGTTAGAACAGGAAAGATTGCTGAAGTGCCTGCTGGTGAAGAACTATTTGGAAGAGTTGTTAATCCATTAGGCGAGCCTTTAGATGGTAAAGGACCAATTAATGCAAAACATACAAGACCTATAGAATTTAAAGCTCCAGGTGTAGTTTTAAGAAAGCCTGTTGATACACCTTTACAAACAGGATTAAAAGCTATAGATACAATGATTCCAATTGGAAGAGGACAAAGAGAATTGATCATTGGTGATAGGCAAACAGGTAAAACTGCAATTGCAATAGATACAATAATCAATCAAAAAGGAAAAGGTGTTCATTGTATATATGTCGCAATTGGGCAAAAATCATCATCTGTTGCTAGAACAGTAGCGAAATTAGAAGAATATGGTGCTATGGAATATACAACAGTTGTTGTTGCAAGTGCAAGTGATCCGGCATCATTATTATATCTTGCTCCATATGCAGGTTGTGCAATGGGTGAATATTTTATGTTTAATGGTAAGGATGCATTAGTCATATATGATGATTTATCAAAACATGCGGCAGCTTATAGGGAAATATCCCTTCTTTTAAGAAGGCCGCCAGGGCGTGAAGCCTATCCAGGTGATGTGTTCTATTTACATTCAAGATTATTAGAAAGAGCTGCAAGACTTAATGAGAATTATGGTGGTGGTTCTCTAACTGCTTTACCTATTATTGAAACTCAAGCAAATGACGTTTCTGCATATATTCCAACAAATGTTATATCTATAACAGATGGACAGATATATCTTGAACCTTCATTATTCTATGCAGGTCAAAGACCGGCAGTTAACGTTGGTTTATCTGTTTCGAGGGTTGGAGGAGCAGCTCAAATAAAAGCTATGAAACAGGTAGCTGGAAGTTTGAGACTTGACTTGGCTCAATATAGAGAATTAGAAGCATTTGCGCAATTTGCAACAGAATTAGATGAGTCAACGAGAAAGCAATTAATTAGAGGTGAAAAACTTTCTGAATTATTAAAACAAGGACAGTACGTTCCTATGGAAGTTGAAGATCAAGTAGCTGTTGTGTTTGCTGGAGTAAATGGTTATCTTGATGATATACCAACAGCAAGTATAAACAAGTTTGAAAAAGAATTCTTACAATACTTAAAATCTAATAAGCCATCAATTTTAGAAACAATAAAGACAAAGAAAAAAATTGATGATGATTTAGATAAGGAGCTTAGGAAAGCTATTGAAGATTTTAAAGCGGCTTTTCAAGCTTAA
- the atpH gene encoding ATP synthase F1 subunit delta translates to MKYSISLASRYVAAFYEYLSESNKLDKLESYVEAIKRVVDKIESDEMFYNLIGNPLLPKDYIVMQIVKVSEIDDADFNKFIEVLIYKKRQLMLPIIYMLLEKKNEELKKIVNVKMITPYKLQEKTIEELKEIVLKKTGRKAILDSEIDEELIGGLQLQLEDKIFDYSIKAILEKIGRDYASKRG, encoded by the coding sequence ATGAAATACTCAATCTCTTTAGCTTCAAGATATGTGGCAGCGTTTTATGAATATTTATCAGAATCCAATAAACTTGATAAGCTAGAATCATATGTTGAAGCTATAAAAAGAGTAGTTGATAAAATTGAATCAGATGAAATGTTTTATAATTTAATAGGAAATCCTTTGTTACCAAAGGATTATATTGTTATGCAAATAGTGAAAGTATCTGAAATAGATGATGCAGATTTTAATAAATTTATTGAGGTATTGATTTATAAAAAAAGACAATTAATGCTTCCAATAATATATATGTTATTGGAAAAGAAAAATGAAGAATTAAAGAAAATTGTAAATGTAAAAATGATAACACCATATAAACTTCAAGAAAAAACCATAGAAGAATTAAAAGAAATAGTACTTAAAAAAACAGGAAGAAAGGCTATATTAGATTCTGAAATAGATGAAGAATTAATAGGAGGATTACAATTACAATTAGAAGATAAAATATTTGATTATTCAATAAAGGCAATATTGGAAAAAATCGGACGCGATTACGCTTCCAAGCGGGGGTGA
- the atpF gene encoding F0F1 ATP synthase subunit B, producing MLDFNFTSIVNLVGFIVLAYSLWVMLYKPFFEIIDKRRQIVESELNQSEKLRKEAEEKLQKANKELDEIKMKKENIIKEAEELAKSIISNAKEDANMEKSRIIAAAEKEAKEIKEEAYKDIQSKVVSLSISIASMILKKNIDEKVNEEIVKKAFESLNKGENL from the coding sequence GTGTTAGATTTTAATTTTACATCAATTGTTAATTTAGTAGGTTTTATAGTGTTAGCCTATTCTTTATGGGTGATGCTATATAAACCTTTTTTTGAAATAATAGATAAGAGAAGGCAAATTGTAGAAAGCGAATTAAATCAATCAGAAAAATTAAGGAAAGAGGCTGAAGAAAAGTTACAAAAAGCTAATAAAGAATTAGATGAAATAAAAATGAAAAAAGAAAATATTATTAAAGAAGCAGAAGAATTAGCAAAAAGCATTATTTCAAATGCAAAAGAAGATGCTAATATGGAAAAAAGTAGAATAATTGCAGCAGCAGAAAAAGAAGCAAAAGAAATAAAAGAAGAAGCATATAAAGATATTCAAAGTAAAGTTGTTTCACTTTCAATTTCAATTGCTTCAATGATATTAAAGAAAAATATTGATGAAAAAGTAAATGAAGAGATAGTAAAAAAAGCTTTTGAGTCATTGAATAAGGGTGAAAACTTATGA
- a CDS encoding F0F1 ATP synthase subunit C, with product MAVEQVAQEIVSSGSEAALGTGLYYLGKFIGAGLAMGIGAIGPGVGEGQVGAHAMDAMARQPEMAGSLTTRMLLAMAVTESTGLYSLVIALLMLIVLP from the coding sequence ATGGCTGTTGAACAAGTTGCACAAGAAATAGTAAGTTCAGGGAGTGAAGCTGCATTAGGAACAGGTTTATATTATTTAGGTAAATTTATTGGTGCAGGGTTGGCAATGGGTATAGGTGCTATAGGTCCTGGTGTTGGTGAAGGTCAGGTTGGTGCTCATGCTATGGATGCTATGGCAAGACAACCAGAGATGGCAGGATCATTAACAACACGAATGTTACTTGCTATGGCAGTTACAGAATCTACAGGGTTGTATTCATTGGTTATAGCATTATTGATGTTAATAGTATTACCATAA